In Candidatus Eisenbacteria bacterium, the genomic window ATGTCGGAGGCGTCATAATTCTCTGCGGTGATCGATACCGTCGCCACTCGATTTGTTAAACTTGTCGTGCCCCATATCTTCACACCAGGAATCTCGAGCAGTCCATCCTGCAATAGGCCGAGCAGCTCCATCTCATGACGATGGATATTTTTCACGCCCCGCTCCTCCACCCAGTCGAGGCCCGCCGAGAGGCCGGCAATACCCGCCAAATTCAATGTTCCCGCTTCCAGCCGGTAGGGGTATTCCTCCAAGTGAAGGGGGACAGCGCTTCTGACGCCGGTACCGCCGTAGATTGTGCCGGTAATCTCAGCGTCATCGGCGACACAGATGCCGCCGGTTCCAGTGGGGGCGAAGAGCCCTTTGTGTCCGGTGAAGGTCAGAAAACTAATATGGCATTTCGCCATGTCGATCGGAAGGACACCAGCCGTCTGGGCGGTGTCTACCGCAAAGGGAACTCCTTTCCCATGGCAGACAGCACCGATCGCTTCAAGGTTTTGCACGACACCGGTGACATTAGACGCATGGTTGACAATCACCAGGACCGTATTGCTGCGGATCGCCTTGCGGATATCTTCAGGATCGAGATACCCTTCGCCATCAGGTTTAACAAAAGTGGCTTCAGCGCCCTCGGCGATCTTGTGGTTAACAGGGCGGATGACGGAATTGTGTTCCAGAACCGTTGTGACGACATGATCTCCAGGCCGTACAAGCCCGTTGATCACCAGATTGAGGCTCATCGTTGCGTTGAGTGTAAAAACCAGACGGTTTGGATCTTTCTTTTTACCGGCGTCGACCAGGCTCTTGTTGAAGAAATTCGACAGTCTTTTGCGTGTTTGGTGGATCATCTTTTCGGCATTGAGCGCCAGATCACATCCCGTACGGCCTGGGTTGACCCCATTATCGCGATAAAAATCGCGAACGGTGTCATGTACGACCTCAGGTTTGGGGAATGAGGTCGCCGCATTATCAAGATAGATGATGCCGTCCGTCATTAGGGCCTCCGCGTTTCAAGATGAAAAAAGGCCGGTCATTCTCCGAACAACCAACACACATACCACGTTACTAAATATCGTGCTGGATAGCAATGAGGTCAAGGGAATCCCGGGTGGACCGAATCCTTGAATGTAATAGATCCTATTAATAAAACAAATCAGGAAGATAGAAAACTCTAATGAAATCAAAATCCGCATTGTCAATAGATGAGAACCTTGTCGGCTTCAAACGTCAACTGGGCCAGATCTCCAAGACGTGTCTGTAAGACGCCTTCCGCAAGCTCTTCTTCTTTGAGGCCCCGGGTTTCCATGCACGTCTTGCAGATCATAATGCATTGAGTTTGAAGGATCGGTTTCAATAATCGCTCAATGTTGTAATACCCATTGGGGGTGATCTGGCCTTGTTTGGCGCAGAGCACACCATCCGCCGTTAGATAGACCGTCAACTCCAAATCCTTTTCCACCCGCAGAAGAGCTTCCGCGAGTCGCAAGGCCTGGTAGGGCTTCTCGGATCCGTAGGGAGCATCATGAATGACGATCAATATTTTCATTGGCGGTGACCTTTCTGTCCGCTTCCGGCGGAGCGGTGGGTGACAGGGTTTCACTGTCGTTCCATCGCTGCGGATGGGGACAGCGCCCTTACTCTAGATCCAAGGATTTTCTTTTGCCACCTCTCGATGAAGCGACATTTTTATCTTGCTTGTTGCACAAATGTGCAATATAATTGGGTCATCATGAAGACCATGGACCGGGTTCTCCGAACTCTGAATGAGTGGATCTCCGAATGCGGCGCGCCACCGACCCTGAGAGAGCTTGCCCAGGCGCTCGGATTCCGCTCGACGAACAGCGTTCGATACCATCTTCGCCGGCTTGAGAGGGCAGGATTGGTCAGACGCCATCCTGGGATGGCGCGAGGCTTTGTGCCGGTGGCGCCGTCCGTAATCCCGCCTCCCCTGGAGGGAGATCAGATTCTGGAACTCCCCATATTAGGCAGAGTCGCCGCGGGTACGCCGATCAGCGCTGAAGAGAACAGAGAGGGTTCTATCGTTCTGGATCCCCAATGGAGAAAGAGGGGGGCGGCCTATGCCCTCATTATCAAGGGGAACAGCATGAGAGATGCCGGAATCTACGAAGGGGATCTGGCTTTGGTTAGACCGCAATGTCGGGCGGATCATGGGTCACTCATCGTCGCCCTCCTGGATGGGGAAGCGACCGTAAAGAGACTGGAGTTGAGGGGAAACCAAATCCGCCTCTGTCCATCCCATCCTGATTACGAACCGATACCGGTCTCCCGGGACAGCCGCTTCAGTATTCTCGGCAAGGTCGTAGGGATCATACGCCAGTATCCGGAGCGGGCGGTGGAGGGTCTGGTGCCATCATGACCGGCTCAGCACCGCAACGGCCCGGCGACCGGACAATCCTCCACATCGATATGGATGCCTACTTCGCGGAGGTGGAAATATTGTGCAACCCCTTGCTGCGGGGAAAGCCGCTTATTATCGGGGGCAGGCCCGGTGATAGAGGCGTCGTCGCAACCGCGTCATATGAAGCGAGGGCCTTTGGAATCAGGGCGGGGATGTCCTTAACAAAAGCCGAGCATTTGTGCCCGAACGCGATCTTCCTGCCGACAGATGCCGTAAAGTATCAAAGCTTCTCCATTCGGATTCTCAAGTATCTTCTTGAAATCACGCCGCGGGTCGAAATGTGGAGTATCGATGAGGCGTTTCTTGATCTATCGAATGTCATTGAGCCCCGTGCCGACCGCTTCATGATGCCGATGCCGTCTGGAAACGGCGGCCTTTCCAGCCGGCCGGTTCGTGAGACTCCCTTATTCAGGATGGCCTCGCGTATCCGCGACGGCATCGCCAAGGAGATCCGCCTTCCCTGTTCGATCGGTGGCGGTCCAAACAAACTCGTCGCAAAAATGGCGACCGGTCTTCATAAGCCGCGGGGATTGACCCTGCTCGGCCCCCGCGCCTTCCGGAGGCACTTCTGGCCGCGCCCGGTTGAAGATCTGATGGGCGTGGGTGAGAAAACGGGTCTTTTTTTGCGGCGCTTGGGGTTTCAAACGATCGGCGATCTGGCGGGCGCCGATCCGCGGCCGCTTTCACATTTAATGGGCGTAATGGCGTTCTCCATTGTGGCGGGAGCCCGCGGAGAAGAGGGATCCGCTGTCGTTCCGTACGGGGAGGCGGCGCCCCCGAAATCCCTGGGACACGAGCACACCGTCTCGCATGACCTCGTTCAAGAGGATGACGTGATGGCGTTGTTGCTGGCTCTGACAGATCTGGTCGGATATGATATGCGCCGGGGCGGCTATCTCGGACGCACCGTTGTGTTAAAGATGCGGACCCATTCGTTTAATACGATCACCCGGCAGAGAACACTTCCAGTGCCCACAAATGAAAATCGCGTCATATACTCCGTCGTACAGGATCTCTTTCGCCGGCACGCTATCGGAGAGCCTGTCCGTCTCCTGGGTGTCAAAATGGGACAGCTCATCCCTCAGCATCGGGAGGGGGCGGAATTCGCACCGGGAGAGCATCTCCTTCCCGAGGATCGCAAGTATCAGCGCCTGCTTAAGACCCTCGATCATCTTCGGAAGGAATATGGAACCGCGAGCATGTTTCGGGCGGCAACGATGGTTGGGAACAGAGAATGAACAAGAACCCGTGGGGCCCGCTCTTTGGCGGGGAGCAGGTTTGGGCGGGGAGGGGCGCCGCGCACCATCCACAGACTCCGGGTTTTTCGCTCTGGAGACCGGGTGATCCTGTATCGGTGCAGAAGATCCGTATCGGTACATCGGGTTATTCATTCCGGGACTGGATTGGACCCTTCTATCCCCCCGGCACACGGCCCGCCGAGATGCTTCCCTTCTATGCCTCCTGTTTTCCGGCGGTGGAGCTCAATGTGACCTATTACCGCCTGCCCCATGCGAACACATTTTCAAGGATTGAAAATAAGACGCCGAAGGGCTTTGAGTTCTTTGTTAAATTGCAAAGCGATTTGACGCACAAGCGGGGTTATAATCCTTCCGCTATTGAGGCCTTCCTCGAGGCGATACAACCCCTGCGCCAGGCGGGGAAGTACATCGGCGCTCTGGCTCAATTCCCCTGGTCTTTCCGCCGGACAAGGGAGAACCAGAAATATCTGGAATGGCTGGGAAGTCGATTCCCGGCCCGCCCCCTGGTCATTGAATTCAGGCATGATTCGTGGGCGGGTGAAGAGACCTTTCAATTGTTAAAGAATTCAGACTTGGATTTTTGCTCAGTCGATGAGCCGGATCTTCGGGGTCTATTTCCCCCGATGGCTCGCCGGACCGCCGCTATCGGCTATATTCGCCTCCATGGAAGAAACAAGAAGGATTGGTGGACCGGTCAAGGTTCCGAGCGCTACAATTATCTCTACTCAAAAGATGAACTTCAGGAATGGGTCGACAAGATCCGGGAACTGGCGGATCAATCTGAAAAGACATATGTTTTTTTTAACAATTGCCACGCGGGTCACGCCGTTCAGAATGCTCAGTACCTGGCTGCTTTGCTTCAGGGGGAAGGAGACTTTTTTAATCCGATCTAGCCCGGCCCAAAAATCGCCATACTTCCCGGAACATTGCCATTACAAGACCCGCCGTTATCAAGGATCCAAGATAGGTGCCGATCAGCTCGCCCCAGGCGAAGAGACGATGCTGATGCAGATTCTCGAAGGGAGAGATCCCTCCCCACGTGAACGGGGGATAGTAGGTGATGCGTCTCATTGGATTCGGATCGTAATCATGCAAGATGACATTGAGAAAGACGGCGAAGGTCATCATTCCCGCAAGCCAAGCCCAATTCCGTGATCTTCCGGCTAGCGCACATGTCAAGGGAACGGCCATGAAAAGGTGATTTTCATGCATGTGGGTGGAGAAAAAGAAAAAGAGCAGTGTGATGATGGCGGCGCTTTGAATCAACGCCGCCGTGAAGGTTGCGTCATCCTTGGCGCGCCGGAAAACCGGCCATGATCGGTAGAGAATGAGGAGGGAAAGGAGGCCGAAAAGCCCCAATCCGAAAATCTTGGGTGTCAGAGGCCCGAAGAATGGCGTATTGGCGTCCCTCCAAGCGCCGAGGAGCCACCAGAGATTGTGGCCGTTGACAGATGTGAAGGGCATCAGTCCCACATCAAAGAGCACGTGGTTCAGAACCGAGGATCCACGCCCCGTCATGAGAAAGGGGAGAAAGAGCACCAGCACGACGGCAACGCCGGAAAGACCGGCCGTCAACAGCCCCTTCCATCGGTCTCTGGCAAAGGCGGCGACAGCGACCAAGGGAGCGATCGGCGCCGCCAGCGGTTTCATCATTCCCCCCAAGGCGAGCGCCACACCCGAACCGGCCGCCCGCCCTCCACCGAGGAAAAAGAGAGACGCCAGAACGAAGGCGCTGTGAATGGCGTCCGGTTGGCCCCAATAGGCCGAATCCCACAGTACGGCGGGGTTGAAAAGATATATCAAGGCGGCCCATCGCCCCCACTTCGGTCCCGCTCGTTGCGGACCCCAAAGGCGCCGTCGAGAGATCAGGAGATAAAGAACGGCCGCGATGAGGATGTCGAAAATGAAGGGTGGAAGTTTGATGAGGAGTGTCAGGAGGGTGGAGTCGGGAATGGTTCCAAGGGGAGTTTCCGCCGCCAGGGCGAGATAGGCTTTTCCCAAAGGGTACAGGATGTAAATGTAGAGAGGGGGATAGTCGAAATCCACGGTGTCGTAAATCGAAGGGATGCCTTCCCGGCCGGCGCCCAGCGCCCAGCGCTTATAGGTTAGTGTATCGATGATGTAGCCGGGCTGAACGGCCAGAATCCAGCGGATGACAATATAAAAGATGAGAATCCAGCTGAAGGTTCTCCGACCCATCTCTCTCTCCAATCCTTCATTCAACAGCTTCCCAGAAGGGAGGATAGGCCGGGATCTTATGAGGCCTCTATCCATGTGTCAATACGGAGGCGCGCTGCGGCCGCAGGAATCGAGCCGATTTCCATACGCTCAAGTCAACAATATGGCCGGAAGTTTCCTTCGGGACAGACGCTCTTGACGGAAAGACCTCCTTATCTATAATCAATCCTGAAGTAAGAAAATCCAATATCAGTTGGCCGCAAGAAGGGGGGCGTGGTGCAGAGCTTTGGTTCAATAGATGAAATCCTGGATTTTGCTATCGCTCGAGAAGTTGAGGCCGCGAAGTTCTATCAGGAAATGTCAGGACGGGTGAAGCGGGACGCGATGAAGGATCTCTTTAGGGATTTTGCCAATGAGGAGCGGCGGCATAAGGCGAAGCTCGAGAAGGTCAAACAGGGAAAGCTTCTCCTCATCTCGGCGAAGAAAATCCAGGATCTCAAGATCGCTGAGTATACTGAAGAGATCGATATGTCTTCCGGCGCTGAATTCAATTATCAACAAGCTCTTATTGTGGCGATGCAAAGAGAAAAGAATGCCTTCAAGCTCTACAGCGATCTGGCCAAGCTGGCGGATGATGAAGGGGTTCGAAACCTTTTGCTTGAACTCGCCAATGAAGAGGCAAAGCACAAACTATATTTTGAGACCGAGTACGACAATCACATCCTGACGGAGAATTAGGTCCCTGGGTCATCTCTCAGATTGAACCCCAAAAGAGGAAGACTCCGGACATGGGGTGGGTTGAATAATGCAGTGCTCTCTAGGGGTCTGTGACCCCTTTTAACGTCAATAATTTAGCCTGCACAATATTGGTGGGATTAAGGCTTTTTATGGACATTCCGTATTTTGGACGAGGGATTCATATCCCCAAGCAAAAGCCGGTTGGTGACATTCTTGAGATTCCACCGCCCGACAAGGTGTTTCTACTTCTTCAACAATGCGCCGGCCCCATTTGCGTGCCTGTTGTTGAGGCTGGTGACACCGTGAAAATCGGGCAGCTCGTCGCTGAGGGCGCCAAGGGTCAAGCGCCGGATTTACATTCCCCTATTTGCGGTATCGTGAAGGGGCTTGAAGACGTCATCGCCCCGAATGGGACCGTAACAAAGGCGCTGGTCGTTGAAAGCAACGGCGGATTTGAGATGGAGACCTTCGAACCTGATCCCGATCCACTCTCGAAGAGCGGTGCGGAATTGCTCGAGGAGATCAGGAAGGCCGGCATCGTTACCAGCCGCCGGGAGGCTCATTCGCTTGAGGCTCTCATCCGCGAGGCGATGGACCCGCATGGCTTCGTTTCGGCGACCGGCTCTGTTATCGCCCGGCCGGTCCGGCAGATCGCCGTGCGATTTACGGATGTTGATCCTCATTTGGCGACCCTGAAGACCATTACAAGGGAAATCGGCGAGAAAACGGATCGCTTGCATCTGGGTCTTAAAGTTTTACAAAAGATCACCGGAACCAAGGATCTGCACTTTGTCCTGGATCGGAATCAAGACGCTCCGGGATTGGTTCAGTTGGCTGAAGACAATGAATACTCAATCCTCAGAGTCAATGCCGGGACCTACCCTTCTGCGGCCGATCCGCTCGTGGCCTGCGCCATCGGCGGTCGTGAACCGGATGTTGCGTTCCGCGGTGTTCATGAAAGCGGTGAGCTGGTGCTGGATGTGGATACGGTGCTGCGGGTCGCCCGCGCCGTCGCTGAGCGGCGGCCCGTTCTCGACCGGCTAATTACGGTCGGCGGCTCCTTTGGAGTAAAGGTCGTCAAGATTTATATCGGTATGACGCTGGCCGACATCGCAGAGGCCGCCGGGGAAACGGAGGAATACGGAAAAGTTCTGGTCGGCGGACCGCTTCAAGGATCCGCATTACATACCCTTGATTTTCCGATGGCCAAAGATTCGACGGCCATCTGGTTGTTCAGGCCGGAAGAAGTGGTGGAGGAGGTGAACCACCCCTGCATCAGCTGCGGGCTCTGCGTGATGGTATGTCCGATGAGGTTATTGCCCGGCTTGTTGTCCCGTTATTGCGAATTCGGCAAATGGCAGGAGGCGGAAGAGGCGCACCTTTTCTCCTGCATTGAATGTGGTTGTTGTTCTTATGTCTGCCCGGCGGAACGCTCCATGGTTCAGTTCATGGTGCATGGGAAGAACGAGGTGCTCGCTTTGTGGAGGTCCCGCTGATGTCGAATAGCCGATATGTGGTTTCACTGTCCCCTCACATCCGCTACGGACGCACGATACGCGGGATGATTCTCACGACGATGATCGCATTGGCGCCCTCCGTCATCTGGGGTGTTTTCACTTTCGGCTTCAACGCGCTGCTGTATGTGGCGCTCGGCGTCTTCGGCGCCGTCGGTATGGAGTTTTTGTTAAACAAGATCACCCGCCGGCCGATATCAATCGGCGACGGTCATGCCGCTCTCGTCGGTCTCATGGTGGCGATGCTCGTGCCTGCCGGTGTGCCATGGTGGGTCGTTTTTGACGGCGCGGTTTTGGCTATTCTTATCGGCAAGATGCCGTACGGCCCCCTTGGAGGCGCCCCGTTGTCACCCGCCCTTGTCGGGCTTCTCATCATGGTCGTTTCCTGTCCGAATGAGTTTGCGAAAAATGTCTATCCGATAAACGCCCCGGAGACGCGGATCGAGGGTGTCGCGCCCGCGGAAAGTCCGCAGACAGCCGTCCGGATCGATCCGAGTGACGCGGGGGATTACAGAATCAGTGATCTCTTCCTTGGAAGACAGGTCGGTCCCATCGGCACCGTTTCCCCCATGCTGCTGCTCCTCGGCGGGCTGTTTCTCATCTGGCGCCGGGTTTCGAGATGGCGGGGACCGGCCGGATTCATTGCTGGGATGCTCCTTTCAGGCGCCGTTGCGCATGCCGTGGATCCCGGACTCTATCCCCCGGTGCTGTTCCAGCTCTTCACGGGTATCGCCATGTTCGGCGCCTTCTTTCTATGCACTGAGTGGACATCAACCCCGGTCACTCCCTGGGGACTCTTTCTTTTCGGTTTCATGGCCGGGCTGCTGACAATCATACTTCGACTTTCCGGTTTGCCGTACGGCAGGGTGCCTTTTGCCATCATGATCATGTCGCTCGCAACCCCGCTTTTCGACAGGATCACTCCCACACCCTTCGGAAAGGTGGTGCGCCATGCGTGATCAAATCTGGTTCATGGTTTTGGTGCTTGCGGTTGTGGGTTCATTGGCCGGAATGGCTCTCTCCGCCGTCAAGTCGGTCACTGATCCGGTGATTGAGAAGCGGATTTTAGAGACAAAAATCAAACCGAGCCTTGATGACTTTTTCGGTCCGCTGCAGCCGGATAACGATGTTATAGCGGATAGGATCGTACTGGATCTCGGGAAGGACTCCCGGGGCAGGAAACTGCGTCTTTCCGTATTCACGGCGAAGAAGGGCGGCAAGGTTATCGGCGCCGCCTTGCAGACGGCCGGCGGAGGGTACGGCGGAGATATTCAAGTCTTGACGGCGTTTGATCTTGTACAAGAAGAAATTCTCGGCGTGAAAACTCTGGATCAAAAAGAAACACAGGGCCTGGGGGCCCGCGTTGCGAATGACAAGGAACCGTTCATCCAGCAATTTAAGGGAATGAAGTTCTCAAGCGGGATCAAGCTGCGTGCTAACGGTGGAGAAGTAGACGCTATTTCCGGAGCATCGATTTCTTCGACCGCCTACGCTGAGGCGGTCGATCGGGCCGCCGCGCTTCTCGAAGAGCGCCGGGCCGATATTATCGGAAAGTAGAGAGGTACACGACGATGAGGACCCCTCTTCAAGAGTTCACCAAGGGTTTTTGGGAGCAGATTCCACCGTTTCGATTGGTACTCGGCATATGTCCCACGCTGGCTGTCACAAAATCCTTGGAAGGCGGCTGGGGGATGGGCTTGGCGACGACCTTCGTGCTCGTCTGTTCCAATATTTTTGTTTCCGCGCTTCGAAAGGTCGTTCCCCCCAAAGTGAGGATCGCCACTTTTATTGTTATTATCGCGACATTTGTTGTCATCACTGAATTGGTAATGAAAGCATATACCCCGATGTTATCAGATTCCCTGGGGGTATTTATCCCGCTCATCGTGGTGAATTGCATCATCCTCGGCCGGGCGGAAGCCTTTGCATCCAAAAACGGTGTCGGACGATCCCTGCTCGACGGATTGGGCATCGGGCTTGGTTACACATTAGCCCTATCCGCCATTGGGTGTATTCGCGAGCTGTGCGGAACCGGCGGTCTGACATTGTTTTCCCAGGCGAATCTGGGCGTATCCCTTATTCCCTTGGCCGATGGCCAGGAATTCCTTTTTAAGTTTATGGTGGATCCTCCCGGTGCTTTCGTCACCCTGGGGGGAATGCTGATGCTTATGAACATTATCAGCGCGCGTTCGGCCAAGGCCGCATAGGGAGCACGTCATGTCTGAATATTTACTCCTCGTCGTCTCCGCCATCTTGGTTAACAATATTCTCTTGGCGCAATTCCTTGGGAATTGCCCATTTTTAGGCGTGTCCCAGAAAATGGGGACCGCGACCGGAATGGGGATGGCGGTCATTTTCGTGTTAACCCTTGCCGGCGCTATCACCTGGATCGTGCAGTGGTATTTGCTGGTGCCCTATGAGCTGGAGTATCTCAGAACCATCGCCTTTATTCTTGTGATCGCCGCATTGGTTCAGCTGGTCGAGATTGTTCTTCAGAAAACCGCACCGGCCTTATACAACAGCTTGGGTATCTTCTTGCCCCTTATTACAACGAATTGCGCGGTACTTGGTGTGGCGATTATCAATATCCAGAAGGACTTCGATTTTATAAACACATTGATATATTCATTTGCCTCTGCGGTCGGATTTGCTCTCGCGCTCGTCTTGTTTGCGGGGCTGCGGGAACGATTCGCCCTCACCCGTATGCCGAAAGCGCTGCAGGGAACCGCGTCGGGGCTCATCACGGCAGGTCTCATGGCCCTGGCATTTCAGGGGTTTAAGGGTTTGATCTAAAACAAGAGGTCAAAATAAGATGTTCGTTGCGGCTTGTGTCATCGGAGGAATCGGGTTCCTTGCAGCACTAGGTCTGGGTGTCGCCGCGCGGTTCTTCGCCGTTCACGTTGATCCCAAAGTTCTCGAGATCGAGGAGGCATTGCCGGGGGCGAACTGCGGCGGATGCGGCTTTTCCGGGTGTTCGGCGGCGGCGTTGGCCGTCGCAAAAGGTAAGGCGGGCCCGGATCTCTGTGTCGCCGGCGGAATCGAGGTGGCTGAGGCGGTTGCGGAAATCCTGGGTCTATCCGTGGAAGCCGGGGAAGTCGGCATCGCTGAATTGGGATGCAAGTATGGGATGGATGATGCCCACCTTCGCTTTGATTATGCCGGTGTTCCCGATTGCCGGGCCGCCGCATTGGTCGGCGGCGGCGGCAAGATTTGTACAATGGGATGCCTGGGTTTGGGAACTTGCGTCAATGCCTGTCCGTTTGGCGCCCTGGTCATGGGCGAAGACGGCCTGCCGCATGTGATCGCCGAGAAGTGCACGGCGTGCGGTACCTGCGAGCGAGTCTGCCCCAAAGGGATTATCCGGGTTCAGACGCCCAGCCGCCGGTTCACGCATGTACAAACCGAGGATGATTGTGTCGCTCCCTGCCAGGCGACCTGTCCCGCCCAGATCGATATTCCGGATTACATAGCGGCCATCGGCCGGGGTGAGTTTCTGGAGGCGGTGCGAATCATCAAAGAGGCCAATCCATTCCCATTGGTTTGCGGCCGGGTTTGCCCCCATCCCTGCGAAGCCGCCTGCCGGCGGGGAGAGGTTGACGAAGCCATCAATATCAACCATCTCAAAAGGTTTGCCGCCGACTTCGAAATGACTTCCGGACAGCACGTGCTTCCCCAAGTCCTTTCGGATACGGGGAAGCGGGTCGCGATCATCGGCGGTGGCCCTTCTGGATTGACCTGCGCCTACTATCTGGCGCGCTTGGGTCACAAAGTAAAGGTCTTTGAGGCGATGCCGGAACCGGGCGGCATGCTCCTCTACGGCATTCCCGAGTACCGTCTGCCGAAGAAGACGCTGGCCTGGGAGATTGACGGTATTCTTCAGCTGGGTGTCGAGTTGGAATGTAATACAAAGATGGGCAAGGATTTCACACTGGATGACCTAATTAACCAGGGATTTGATTCGGTCTACATAGCGGTCGGCGCCTGGGATTCACGCCGGTTGGGTGTGCCTGGAGAACATGATTTTGAAGAGGTGGCGAGCGGAACGGAATTTTTAATTAAGCGCGGTTTGAGGGAGGACACACCGATCGGCAAAAATGTCATGATTGTCGGCGGCGGCAATACGGCGATGGACGCCGCGAGAACTTCCTGGCGCCTGGGCGCTGAAAATGTCTACCTGCTTTACCGGCGATCGCGAAAAGAGATGCCGGCTAACGACATTGAAGTCGCTGAAGGGGAGCATGAGGAAATCAAATATCATTTCCTCGCCGCCCCGACAAAATTGGTCGGCGAGGGTGGACGGCTGAAGGCTTTGGAATTCCAAAAAATGGAGCTTGGTGAGCCTGATGCCTCCGGCCGACGCAGGCCTGTGCCGGTTGAAGGTTCTGAAATGGAGATTGAGGTCGACAATGTTTTCAGCGCGATCGGGCAATCCCCGAATCTGGACTGTCTCGATGCCGGTGACTTGGCCAAAATGATAGAGCGGACACGATGGAACTCGATCGACGCCAAGGAAGGCACCATGCAAACGGCTCTCAAACAGGTCTTCGCCGGGGGTGATGACTGGCGTGGCGCCGCCACGGCGGTGGAGGCGATTCGAGACGGACGTTTTGCCGCGCGATCGATTCATATGAGCCTTATGGGCGAAGAGATGGAGCTTCCATCCAATTGGTACCGTAAGGCGCCGAATCTGCCGGGTATCGATAGGGGGGTTTCCTTTGAGAGGGGAGCGCGTGTGAAAATGCCGGAGCTCAGTGTTGATGAGCGCCGGCTGAATTTCAATGAAGTTGAACTCGGATTAACTGAGGAGATGGCCAGGAAGGAAAGCCG contains:
- a CDS encoding electron transport complex subunit E, coding for MRTPLQEFTKGFWEQIPPFRLVLGICPTLAVTKSLEGGWGMGLATTFVLVCSNIFVSALRKVVPPKVRIATFIVIIATFVVITELVMKAYTPMLSDSLGVFIPLIVVNCIILGRAEAFASKNGVGRSLLDGLGIGLGYTLALSAIGCIRELCGTGGLTLFSQANLGVSLIPLADGQEFLFKFMVDPPGAFVTLGGMLMLMNIISARSAKAA
- the rsxA gene encoding electron transport complex subunit RsxA, translated to MSEYLLLVVSAILVNNILLAQFLGNCPFLGVSQKMGTATGMGMAVIFVLTLAGAITWIVQWYLLVPYELEYLRTIAFILVIAALVQLVEIVLQKTAPALYNSLGIFLPLITTNCAVLGVAIINIQKDFDFINTLIYSFASAVGFALALVLFAGLRERFALTRMPKALQGTASGLITAGLMALAFQGFKGLI
- a CDS encoding FAD-dependent oxidoreductase, whose translation is MFVAACVIGGIGFLAALGLGVAARFFAVHVDPKVLEIEEALPGANCGGCGFSGCSAAALAVAKGKAGPDLCVAGGIEVAEAVAEILGLSVEAGEVGIAELGCKYGMDDAHLRFDYAGVPDCRAAALVGGGGKICTMGCLGLGTCVNACPFGALVMGEDGLPHVIAEKCTACGTCERVCPKGIIRVQTPSRRFTHVQTEDDCVAPCQATCPAQIDIPDYIAAIGRGEFLEAVRIIKEANPFPLVCGRVCPHPCEAACRRGEVDEAININHLKRFAADFEMTSGQHVLPQVLSDTGKRVAIIGGGPSGLTCAYYLARLGHKVKVFEAMPEPGGMLLYGIPEYRLPKKTLAWEIDGILQLGVELECNTKMGKDFTLDDLINQGFDSVYIAVGAWDSRRLGVPGEHDFEEVASGTEFLIKRGLREDTPIGKNVMIVGGGNTAMDAARTSWRLGAENVYLLYRRSRKEMPANDIEVAEGEHEEIKYHFLAAPTKLVGEGGRLKALEFQKMELGEPDASGRRRPVPVEGSEMEIEVDNVFSAIGQSPNLDCLDAGDLAKMIERTRWNSIDAKEGTMQTALKQVFAGGDDWRGAATAVEAIRDGRFAARSIHMSLMGEEMELPSNWYRKAPNLPGIDRGVSFERGARVKMPELSVDERRLNFNEVELGLTEEMARKESRRCLQCGLICYQGYRKSFP